The Synchiropus splendidus isolate RoL2022-P1 chromosome 8, RoL_Sspl_1.0, whole genome shotgun sequence genome has a window encoding:
- the LOC128764122 gene encoding cell adhesion molecule DSCAML1 isoform X3: MRGNVAVFKCLIPSAVQEYVSVVSWEKDTVSIVPGNRFFLTAFGTLYISEVQKEDALSTYRCITKHKYSGETRQSNGARLSVMDPTESTPTVMDSFQSGEVQIGHSVELPCIASGYPNPTIRWLKDGRPLPTDSRWTRRITGLTIADLRLEDSGNYICEVTNSFGSKEVTGHLNVIEPLRVTLSPKNLKTGISSTVILSCAVQGSPHFSVSWYRNTELVTPDQHFSIQGSHNETLFISAAQKRHSGAYQCFATRKGQTAQDFSIILLEDGTPRIVASFSEKVVVPGEPFSLMCSAKGAPPPTITWTLDDEPVIRDLSRVRASQYTLSDGSTVSHVNLSNPQIRDGGVYRCAARNSAGSAEYQARINVRGPPRIRPMKNITAVAGRNTFINCRVIGYPYYSINWYKEGLLLPDNHRQVVFENGTLKLSDVQKGMDEGAYVCSVLIQPQLFITQTVHVTVKVPPLIQPFDFPPTSIGKLMYIACVVASGDMPIRITWRKDGQEIVPSSGITIDTKEFMSSLQISKVSLKHNGNYTCIASNDAATVSTERQLTVTVPPRFVVQPNNQDGIYGKAGILNCSVDGYPPPKVMWKHAKGALAGIGNPQQYHPVPLTGRIQIMNNGSLLIRHVLEEDRGFYLCQASNGVGSDISKSMVLTVKIPAMITSHPNTTIAKKGHLKELNCTARGEWPIIIRWERGDTVIDPDRNPRYSITTSPNEKTDEVLSTLKLKPAEREDSVFFSCHAINSYGEGRGLIQLTVQEPPDPPELEVREVKDRSMNLRWTQRFDGNSVITSYDIEYKNKTDTWELKHATRNISPSNNQANIVDLHPASVYSIRMYSYNAIGKSEASKELTISTEEAQPDGPPIDVILQPVTSQSIRVTWKAPRKELQNGVIRGYQIGYRENGPGSNGQYSIVEMKATGDSEVYTLDNLKKFAQYGVVVQAFNRAGTGPSSSEINATTLEDVPSQPPQNVRAISVTSDEAVITWAEPPRMTLHGVLKGYRVVFWAVFPDGEWSEMKNITTIKEQVELRGLEKFTNYSIQVLAYTQAGDGVRSNVLYIQTREDYPGPPAGIKAVPSSASSVVVSWLPPHKPNGIIRKYTIYCSSPGSGQPMPSEYEANPQLLLYRITHLNHRQQYLIWAAAVTTAGRGNFSDKVTVEPASKAPAKILSFGGTVTTPWMKEVRLPCSSVGEPTPSIKWTKDSEDTATPLSVDGQRLILGNGTLVLRSVKAEDSGYYTCTATNTLGFDTIIVNLVVQVPPDQPRLTVSTTSTSSITLAWIPGDNGGSSIRGFVLQYSVDNTEEWKDVFISSSEHSFKLDNLRCGTWYKVKLAAKNSVGAGRISEIIEAKTHGREPQFNKDQPVFTHINSSHARLNLQGWASGGCPISIVTLEFRPKGTWAWQSVRTNATADVFLAELREATWYELKMKACNSAGCGNQSTQFATLDYDGSTIPPIKSPLEKNDDVKKLFSIGSPVILITLGVALLFIIRKKRKEKRLKRLRDAKSLAEMLISKNNRSFDTPVKGPPQGPRLHIDIPRVQLLIEDKEGIKQIGEDKATIPVTDTEFNQTGNPQSFCTGVSVHHPALIQNTGPLIDMSDIRPGTNPVSRKSVKSAHSIRNRYSSQWTLTKCQASTPARTLTSDWRTVGSQHGITVTESDSYSASLSQDTDKGRNSMVSTESASSTYEELARAYEHAKLEEHLQHAKFEITECFISDSSSDQMTTGTNDNADSMTSMSTPSEPGICRFTASPPKPQDYDRGKNVAVPIPHRAKSDYCNIPLYMKSDPFFRKQSEHHDPCPVVPPREASIRGLAQRAYHTQGRHVTMDSAKQQALTMGHSGLSSSGASSGGAAGASGSGGMSASSSSSTLPQRTLTMPGSSSAAAQSAAAAAAATAAAAAGASSSSGGATGGTPSSSKMGGSRDSLLESSSSGLGRLQKQRDGGSGAYSKSYTLV, encoded by the exons GTAACCGTTTCTTCCTGACTGCATTCGGTACCCTGTACATCTCAGAGGTCCAGAAGGAAGATGCTCTGTCCACCTACCGCTGCATCACCAAGCACAAGTACAGTGGAGAGACTCGCCAGAGCAATGGAGCCAGGCTGTCTGTTATGG ACCCTACGGAGTCCACGCCTACTGTCATGGACAGTTTCCAGTCTGGCGAAGTGCAAATAGGGCACAGTGTGGAGCTGCCCTGTATTGCATCTGGATACCCCAACCCCACAATCAGATGGTTAAAAGATGGGCGGCCATTACCCACAGACTCCCGCTGGACTCGCCGCATTACCGGCCTCACCATCGCTGACTTGAGGCTGGAAGACAGCGGAAATTACATCTGTGAGGTCACCAACAGCTTCGGCTCCAAGGAGGTGACGGGTCACCTCAATGTCATAG AGCCGTTGCGGGTTACCTTGTCCCCAAAGAATCTGAAGACGGGGATCAGCAGCACAGTCATTCTGTCGTGTGCCGTTCAGGGATCTCCACATTTTTCTGTGTCGTGGTACCGTAACACAGAACTTGTTACGCCTGACCAGCACTTCTCAATTCAAGGCTCTCACAACGAGACGTTGTTCATTTCTGCTGCCCAAAAAAGACACTCAGGAGCCTACCAGTGCTTTGCTACACGCAAAGGTCAAACTGCCCAGGACTTCTCTATAATTCTGTTGGAAG atgGAACGCCGCGCATTGTTGCCTCCTTCAGCGAGAAAGTGGTCGTCCCCGGTGAGCCATTTTCCCTGATGTGCTCCGCCAAAGGAGCCCCGCCGCCGACCATCACGTGGACCCTGGACGACGAGCCCGTGATCCGGGATCTGTCGCGCGTGAGGGCCAGCCAGTACACGCTCTCGGACGGCAGCACCGTGAGCCATGTCAACCTCAGCAACCCTCAGATCCGGGATGGAGGAGTGTATCGGTGCGCCGCACGAAACTCGGCCGGTAGCGCCGAGTACCAAGCGCGCATAAACGTAAGAG GTCCTCCGAGAATTCGGCCAATGAAGAACATCACCGCAGTAGCAGGGAGAAACACTTTTATAAACTGTCGTGTGATTGGTTACCCATACTATTCGATCAACTGGTACAAAGAGGGACTTCTGCTGCCCGACAACCATCGACAG GTGGTGTTTGAGAATGGAACGCTGAAACTCAGCGACGTCCAGAAGGGGATGGACGAGGGCGCCTACGTCTGCAGCGTTCTCATCCAACCGCAACTCTTCATCACGCAGACGGTTCACGTCACAGTCAAAG TTCCTCCGCTGATCCAGCCATTTGATTTCCCTCCGACGTCTATCGGGAAGCTCATGTACATTGCTTGTGTGGTGGCCTCTGGGGACATGCCGATTCGCATCACGTGGCGCAAGGATGGCCAGGAAATTGTTCCCTCATCAGGCATCACCATAGACACCAAGGAGTTCATGAGCTCCCTCCAGATATCCAAGGTGTCGCTGAAACACAACGGCAACTACACCTGTATTGCTAGCAATGATGCCGCCACTGTGAGCACTGAGAGGCAGCTCACGGTCACAG tgccaCCTCGGTTCGTGGTCCAGCCCAACAACCAGGATGGCATCTATGGCAAGGCAGGGATTCTTAACTGCTCAGTCGATGGATACCCTCCTCCGAAGGTCATGTGGAAGCACGCCAAAGGAGCACTAG CCGGCATTGGGAACCCACAGCAGTACCACCCCGTGCCTCTGACCGGTCGCATCCAGATCATGAATAATGGCTCCCTACTCATCAGACATGTCCTGGAAGAGGATCGTGGGTTCTACCTCTGCCAGGCCTCCAATGGCGTGGGCTCTGACATCAGCAAGAGCATGGTTCTCACAGTGAAGA TCCCGGCCATGATCACGAGTCACCCTAACACAACAATTGCCAAGAAGGGTCACCTCAAGGAGCTGAACTGCACAGCCAGAGGAGAATGGCCCATCATCATTCGCTGGGAAAGAGGCGACACGGTCATTGACCCTGACCGTAATCCCAGATACTCCATTACCACGAGCCCCAATGAGAAGACTGACGAGGTGCTGTCTACGCTCAAG CTGAAACCAGCCGAGCGCGAGGATTCAGTTTTCTTTTCCTGTCATGCCATCAACTCTTACGGTGAAGGACGAGGGCTGATCCAGCTCACAGTTCAAG AGCCCCCGGATCCTCCAGAGCTGGAGGTGAGAGAGGTCAAAGATCGGAGCATGAATCTGAGGTGGACACAGCGCTTTGATGGAAACAGCGTCATTACGTCCTACGATATCGAGTACAAAAACAAGACAG ACACATGGGAGCTGAAGCACGCCACTCGCAACATCTCCCCCAGCAACAACCAGGCCAACATAGTGGACCTCCACCCCGCCTCCGTCTACAGCATCCGAATGTATTCCTACAATGCCATCGGCAAGAGTGAAGCCAGTAAGGAGCTCACTATCAGCACAGAGGAAGCAC AGCCTGATGGTCCCCCAATCGATGTGATTCTGCAGCCAGTGACCTCTCAAAGTATTCGGGTCACATGGAAG GCGCCCAGGAAGGAGCTCCAGAACGGCGTGATTCGGGGCTACCAGATCGGCTACAGGGAGAACGGCCCCGGCAGTAACGGCCAGTACAGCATCGTGGAGATGAAGGCCACTGGGGACAGTGAGGTGTACACGCTGGACAACCTAAAAAAGTTTGCCCAGTACGGTGTGGTGGTCCAGGCCTTCAACAGAGCAGGCACCGGGCCCTCCAGCTCGGAGATCAACGCCACAACACTGGAGGATG ttccGAGCCAGCCTCCTCAGAATGTGCGTGCCATTTCTGTCACATCGGACGAGGCGGTGATCACGTGGGCCGAGCCTCCCAGAATGACCCTGCACGGAGTTCTGAAGGGATACCGCGTCGTGTTTTGGGCCGTCTTCCCAGACGGAG AGtggagtgaaatgaaaaacatcacCACCATCAAGGAGCAAGTGGAGCTCCGAGGGCTGGAGAAATTCACCAACTACAGCATCCAGGTCCTGGCCTACACCCAGGCGGGTGACGGCGTGCGCAGCAACGTGCTCTACATCCAGACCCGTGAAGACT ACCCGGGGCCCCCAGCTGGCATCAAGGCTGTGCCCTCGTCCGCCAGCAGCGTCGTCGTGTCCTGGCTGCCTCCTCACAAGCCCAACGGGATCATCCGAAAGTACACCATCTACTGCTCCAGTCCCGGGTCCGGCCAGCCT ATGCCGAGCGAGTATGAAGCAAACCCCCAGCTGCTGCTGTACCGAATCACTCACCTGAACCACCGGCAGCAGTACCTGATCTGGGCGGCAGCGGTCACCACGGCAGGACGAGGAAACTTCAGCGACAAGGTTACTGTCGAGCCAGCATCCAAAG CTCCTGCAAAGATCTTGTCTTTTGGAGGTACGGTGACCACACCTTGGATGAAGGAGGTGCGACTGCCGTGCAGCTCAGTCGGAGAACCAACTCCAAGTATTAAATGGACCAAAGACAG CGAGGACACTGCGACGCCACTATCGGTGGACGGTCAGCGTCTCATTTTGGGAAACGGCACTCTGGTTCTGCGTTCAGTCAAGGCTGAAGACTCTGGTTACTACACCTGCACGGCCACCAACACTCTCGGCTTCGACACCATCATCGTCAACCTGGTGGTGCAAG TCCCTCCGGACCAGCCTCGCCTGACCGTCTCCACAACCtcgacctcctccatcactctggCCTGGATCCCGGGAGACAACGGCGGGAGTTCCATCAGAG GGTTTGTGCTGCAGTACTCAGTGGACAACACAGAAGAGTGGAAGGACGTCTTCATCAGCTCCAGTGAACACTCCTTTAAACTGGACAACCTGCGCTGCGGAACCTGGTACAAGGTCAAGTTGGCTGCCAAGAATAGTGTGGGAGCAGGACGCATCAGTGAGATCATCGAGGCAAAAACTCACGGAAGAG AGCCCCAGTTTAACAAGGACCAGCCCGTCTTCACGCACATCAACTCCAGCCACGCCAGACTCAACCTGCAGGGCTGGGCTAGTGGAGGGTGTCCCATCAGCATCGTCACGCTGGAGTTCCGACCTAAAG GTACCTGGGCTTGGCAGAGCGTTCGCACCAATGCTACTGCTGACGTCTTCCTGGCAGAGCTGCGTGAAGCCACCTGGTACGAACTGAAGATGAAGGCGTGCAACAGCGCAGGATGTGGTAACCAGAGCACGCAGTTTGCTACCCTGGATTATGATGGGA GTACAATTCCTCCAATCAAATCACCGCTGGAAAAGAACGATGACGTGAAGAAGCTGTTCTCCATCGGCTCGCCTGTGATCCTGATCACTCTGGGTGTGGCGCTGCTCTTCATCATCCGCAAGAAGCGCAAGGAAAAGAGGCTGAAGCGACTGCGAG ACGCCAAAAGTCTGGCAGAAATGCTCATCAG CAAGAACAACCGCAGCTTTGACACGCCAGTGAAAGGACCTCCCCAGGGCCCGCGATTACACATCGACATCCCCAGAGTGCAGCTGCTAATTGAAGACAAAGAGGGCATCAAGCAAATTG gTGAGGACAAAGCCACCATACCTGTGACAGACACAGAGTTCAACCAGACTGGGAACCCTCAGAGCTTCTGCACCGGCGTGTCCGTTCACCACCCGGCGCTGATCCAGAACACCGGCCCGTTGATCGACATGTCCGACATTAGACCAGGAACCA ACCCAGTGTCCAGGAAGAGTGTCAAGTCCGCCCACAGCATCAGGAACCGCTACTCCAGCCAGTGGACTCTGACCAAGTGTCAGGCCTCGACGCCGGCGCGCACGCTCACCTCAGACTGGCGCACAGTGGGCTCGCAGCACGGCATCACCGTCACCGAGAGCGACAGCTACAGCGCCAGCCTCTCGCAGGACACCG ACAAGGGCCGCAACAGCATGGTGTCGacggagagcgcctcctccacCTATGAGGAGCTGGCCCGAGCCTACGAGCACGCCAAGCTGGAGGAGCACCTGCAGCACGCCAAGTTCGAGATCACCGAGTGCTTCATCTCCGACAGCTCCTCCGATCAGATGACCACCGGCACCAACGACAACGCCGACAGCATGACGTCCATGAGCACGCCGTCCGAGCCCGGCATCTGCCGTTTCACCGCCTCGCCGCCCAAACCCCAGGACTACGATCGTGGCAAGAATGTAGCCGTGCCCATCCCACACCGCGCCAAAA GTGACTACTGTAACATACCCCTCTACATGAAATCAGATCCCTTCTTCCGGAAGCAGTCGGAGCACCACGACCCGTGTCCAGTGGTTCCGCCCCGTGAAGCTTCTATCCGTGGCCTCGCCCAGAGAGCGTACCACACCCAGGGTCGTCATGTGACGATGGACTCGGCTAAGCAGCAGGCTCTCACCATGGGCCACTCTGGACTGTCCTCCTCCGGAGCGTCGAGCGGAGGAGCGGCAGGAGCCAGCGGGAGCGGAGGGATGTCGgccagctccagcagctccacgcTCCCACAGAGAACTCTCACCATGCCTGGCTCCTCCTCGGCCGCCGCCCAGAGCGCCGCGGCAGCTGCCGCCGCTACGGCCGCCGCAGCCGCTGGAGCATCGTCCTCCTCCGGCGGAGCCACAGGAGGGACCCCCTCGTCCTCCAAGATGGGCGGATCTAGAGACTCTCTCCTGGAGAGCAGCTCCTCAGGCTTGGGCAGACTGCAGAAGCAGAGAGATGGCGGCTCAGGAGCCTACTCCAAGTCTTACACGCTGGTGTAG